The proteins below are encoded in one region of Arenibacter algicola:
- a CDS encoding BtrH N-terminal domain-containing protein — protein sequence MEIDFKHKQAAHCENGVVANLMTYNGFTVSEPMVFGIGSGLLFTYIPFLKVNHAPVVSYRAMPGIIFTRFAKRVGIKIKREKFRNTQTAKARLDENLQKNNPVGLQVGVYNLPYFPDEYRFHFNAHNMVVYGKKDGIYLISDPVMETVTSLTEKELEKVRFAKGAFAPKGHIYYPTSFPEQLQLEKAIIKGIKHTCRDMLAPVPVVGVKGIRKIAKLIRKWPKAKGIKIANHYLGQIVRMQEEIGTGGGGFRYIYAAFLQEAGKLLTNSQLLELSNEMTLIGDQWRDFAVEASRIYKNRSNTVAVDQYDHVATLLEDIANKEEVFFKKLKKAI from the coding sequence ATGGAAATAGATTTTAAACATAAGCAAGCTGCACACTGCGAGAACGGTGTAGTTGCCAACTTAATGACTTACAATGGGTTTACGGTAAGTGAGCCTATGGTTTTTGGAATAGGCTCTGGGCTCTTGTTTACCTATATCCCTTTTTTAAAAGTTAATCATGCACCCGTGGTGTCCTATAGGGCAATGCCAGGTATTATCTTTACCCGATTCGCCAAACGGGTCGGAATTAAAATAAAGCGTGAAAAATTTCGAAATACCCAAACCGCCAAGGCCAGATTGGACGAAAACCTGCAAAAAAATAATCCGGTAGGTCTTCAGGTAGGTGTTTACAACCTACCCTACTTTCCCGATGAATATCGCTTCCATTTCAACGCCCACAATATGGTGGTCTATGGTAAAAAAGATGGTATTTATTTAATAAGTGACCCCGTAATGGAAACCGTTACCTCACTTACCGAAAAAGAACTGGAAAAAGTAAGGTTTGCCAAAGGCGCCTTTGCCCCAAAAGGACATATTTATTATCCTACCTCTTTCCCGGAACAGCTCCAGCTGGAAAAAGCCATTATAAAAGGCATAAAGCACACCTGTAGGGATATGTTGGCGCCCGTCCCGGTAGTTGGGGTAAAGGGAATACGAAAAATTGCCAAACTTATTCGTAAATGGCCAAAGGCCAAAGGCATTAAAATTGCCAATCATTATTTAGGGCAAATTGTACGTATGCAAGAAGAAATAGGTACCGGAGGCGGTGGTTTCCGATATATTTATGCCGCATTTTTACAAGAAGCGGGAAAATTATTGACCAACAGTCAGCTTTTGGAGCTTTCCAATGAAATGACCTTGATCGGTGACCAATGGCGCGATTTTGCAGTGGAGGCATCACGCATATATAAAAACAGGAGCAATACCGTTGCCGTTGATCAATATGATCATGTGGCCACCCTTCTAGAAGATATAGCCAATAAAGAGGAAGTTTTTTTTAAAAAACTGAAAAAGGCAATATAA
- a CDS encoding ABC transporter permease, protein MVTKIIDLNKETVTTEFKVTEDCIFVKDNKFTESGIIENAAQSCSAIVGQDFFAADDLEGEGNSVIGFISGIKRANIFLLPRTGDTLTTKAKLLSNYSSGNFSICTMECKIYTAKELVADCILNFLIQEV, encoded by the coding sequence ATGGTTACAAAAATAATTGATCTTAACAAGGAAACGGTGACTACCGAATTTAAAGTAACCGAAGATTGTATTTTTGTAAAGGACAATAAGTTTACCGAATCAGGGATTATAGAAAATGCCGCCCAATCCTGTTCCGCAATTGTTGGGCAAGATTTCTTTGCGGCTGATGATCTTGAGGGGGAAGGCAATAGTGTAATTGGTTTTATTAGCGGTATTAAAAGGGCAAACATTTTTTTATTGCCCAGAACAGGAGACACCTTAACTACCAAGGCCAAACTCCTATCCAATTACAGTTCGGGAAATTTTAGCATATGTACTATGGAATGCAAAATATATACAGCGAAGGAATTAGTGGCAGATTGCATATTAAATTTTCTGATACAGGAAGTTTAG
- a CDS encoding beta-ketoacyl-ACP synthase III gives MKDVYITRIAKFLPNEPIDNEQMEEKLGIINGKNSKARRIVLRNNQIKTRYYAIDANGNITHNNAQLTKEAIELLCDDTFTTKDIELLSCGTSSPDQILPSHASMVHGFLKNGNLEVNSPSGACCSGMNALKYGFLAIKAGQVNNAVCTGSERTSTWMKSDIFENEVEHLKELEENPILAFNKEFLRWMLSDGSGAVLLESEPNGTALKIEWMEGYSYAFEMETCMYAGADKLENGHLKPWSEYPAEDWANKSLFAMKQDVKLLGENILGKGVDSLKMAMKKHHITTDDFDYYLPHISSYYFKENLYEELKQQGVEIPWEKWFMNLSKVGNVGAASIFVMLEELVSSGQLNKGDKILLHVPESARFSYSYAYLTVC, from the coding sequence ATTACCAGGATTGCCAAGTTCTTACCTAATGAACCCATTGACAATGAACAAATGGAAGAAAAATTGGGCATTATCAATGGTAAGAATTCTAAGGCTAGACGTATAGTCCTTCGGAACAATCAAATTAAGACGAGATATTACGCCATAGATGCTAATGGAAACATTACCCATAACAACGCCCAACTAACCAAGGAGGCCATAGAGCTTTTATGTGATGATACTTTTACGACCAAGGATATAGAACTTCTTTCCTGTGGCACCAGTAGTCCGGACCAAATATTGCCCTCTCACGCTTCTATGGTTCACGGCTTTCTAAAAAACGGAAATTTAGAGGTTAATTCCCCATCAGGGGCCTGCTGTTCAGGAATGAATGCATTAAAATATGGTTTTTTGGCCATAAAGGCAGGACAAGTAAATAATGCGGTATGTACGGGTTCGGAAAGAACCTCGACCTGGATGAAGTCCGATATTTTTGAAAATGAGGTAGAGCACCTTAAGGAGCTGGAAGAAAATCCTATATTGGCCTTTAACAAAGAATTTTTACGCTGGATGCTTTCCGATGGCTCAGGAGCTGTTTTACTGGAAAGTGAACCCAATGGCACTGCTTTGAAAATTGAATGGATGGAAGGATATTCCTATGCCTTTGAAATGGAAACGTGTATGTATGCCGGTGCAGATAAATTGGAAAATGGCCATTTAAAACCATGGAGCGAATATCCGGCCGAAGACTGGGCCAACAAATCACTTTTTGCCATGAAACAGGATGTTAAACTCTTAGGAGAAAACATATTGGGCAAAGGAGTGGACAGTCTAAAAATGGCTATGAAAAAGCACCATATCACTACCGATGATTTTGACTATTATTTACCACATATTTCTTCCTATTATTTTAAGGAAAATTTATACGAGGAACTAAAACAACAGGGAGTGGAAATACCTTGGGAAAAATGGTTTATGAATTTGAGCAAGGTGGGCAACGTAGGTGCTGCTTCAATTTTTGTTATGCTTGAAGAATTGGTAAGTTCAGGACAACTAAATAAGGGAGATAAAATATTGTTGCACGTACCGGAAAGTGCTAGGTTTTCGTACTCCTATGCATACCTAACGGTCTGTTAA